From the genome of Solibacillus sp. FSL H8-0538:
TCCGTATTCCTCAGGATGTTTCTGAGAAAGTAAAGTTTACTGATGGAGTTGAAATTGAGATGTACGTAAATGAGGACCAAGAAATCCTGCTCCGTCCAATATATCCGGCTGCTGATGATCAAGAAGACCTTCGTAAACATTTTCTGTCGATTCGTGCGAAATGCAAGCAAGGTATGCCTACTCACGAGGAGATTAAAGATGAACCTATGGGGGATGAGATAATCTAATGGGGATTACAGGGAATGTTGAGCGAGGTAGCGTAATATGGTTGAACATGTATCCAACAAAAGGGCATGAACAAAACGGTTGGCGTGCTGCAATCGTTCTTTCAGACGGACTAATTGATCCGAATAATACAAACTTTGCTATGATTGTTCCTGTTACGACACAAATAAAGGAATATCCTTTTGAGGTAAAGGTTCCTAAGGGTATTAACACGGCCCATCCAAGAGTCCCATTTACAGAACTGAGTGGAGTCGTCCTTACCGATCAAGCCAAGTCACTTGACCTTAATGCGAGAAATGCTGTGGTCATTGGTAAAGTAGGCCCGAGATCGAGCTTTTACCAAAAAGTAGTTACCAATGTCCGCTCTATTCTTGCATAAAGATGCTATCTATTGAATTCTACATTTTTTTCCAACCCGTTTTAGCAAATCACTACTTATCCGGCAATACGGGAGACATTATGCTATTATTCAATGTTAAAACAAAAACAGCATATGAAACCATTTCTGATTTCACATGCTATTTAATGAATTAATAAGGTGAAGTGCACCCTTTATTTCACCACAAGTGCAGGACAATTAACGTGCTTCATCACTTTATGTGACACACTGCCAAGCACCATTTCTTGCAAGCTGTTAAGACCGCGGCTTCCGACTACAACTAAATCGACTGCTTTGTCATTGGCAAACTTAATGATCTCTGGACCTGGATTGCCTCGTAAAATTTCAAGTTTGTAAGCAACGGCAGCTTCTCTAAAAATAGCTTCAATGTTCGCTAATTTTTGACGACGCTCTACATACAGGCTTTCGGCAGAGGACGCATGCAGATTTTCTGTTTTTGCTTTTTCAAAATCAGCCACATACACAATGGTTACGTGTGAATCCTTTGCTAACTTCGCAATTTTTGAGGCTTCTGTTGCGGCCCGCAGTGCGTTGTTTGAGCCGTCCGCTGCAAGTAAAATATGTTGATATATTGCTCTCACTCCTTATAGAGGTAAGGATTTCCCCGTTATTTTTGCTATGAGTGTTGCGCTCGATCCGTCAAAACTGCAGAAATGAACCGTATTGCCGTTTGCTTCGAGTAAATCATTTATTTTTAATAATGCCCCAACCGCTGAATCATCCCAGATACGGCTATCTGAGAAATCAATCGTTACTTCTTGCTCAGTTAATCCTTTATTCTTGAAATAATTCATAAATCCTTCTGTTGAAGCGAAAAATAACTGGCCTTTCACCGTAAACATATCACTATCTTCGATAATATCCACGCGTGAAATTTCAGCAACAAAGAACATCGCACTCACAAGCACACCTGCAACAACACCGACTGCTAAATTATGTGTATAAATTACAACACCCACTGTTAATAGCATAACGAATACATCTTTTTTCGGTGCTGTGATCGCATATTTAAATGTGCTCCAGTCAAACTGTGTTATACACACAACGACCATCACACCAGCAAGCACTGGCATTGGAATTTGCACGACATAATCGCCAAGTACTAATATTAAAAAAATTAAAAATGCGCCTGCAACAAACGTAGAAAGTCGACCACGTGCACCTGACTTCACATTAATAACAGATTGGCCAATCATTGCACAGCCTGCCATCCCACCGAAGAATCCGTTTATGACATTGGCAATCCCTTGTCCACGCGCTTCTTTATTTTTATCACTATCAGAATCCGTCATATCATCTAAAATCGACGCCGTTAACAGTGATTCCATTAACCCAACAATCGCTAGGGCAATCGAATACGGAAAAATAATGGATAACGTCTCTAAGTTAAATGGCACGTCCGGAATAAAGAATGAAGGCAAGCTTTGTGTAATCGATCCCATATCGCCAACCGTATTTAAATCAAACCCCGCATACACAGCCACCACCGATAAAATAACAACTGCAATGAGTGGCGCAGGTATGCCTTTAATAACATAAGGGATTCCGTAAACAAATGCGATTGTTGCCAGTAAAAAGATCCATGTCATAAGGCTTCCGCCGAAGAAGTGCGGCGTTTGCGCCATAAATACTAAAATTGCTAATGAATTCACAAAGCCAATCATGACGGCATTCGGAATGAATTTCATCAAGCGGGCAATTTTGAAAACACCAAATAATACTTGAATAATTCCCGTTAAAATTGTTGCGGCTAGTAAATATTGTAGCCCGTGATCTTTTACAAGCGACACGATAACAAGTGCCATTGCACCCGTTGCAGCTGAAATCATAGCAGGGCGACCACCGACAAAGCTAATCGTCACCGCAATAACAAACGACGCATACAACCCTACCATGGGGTCAACGCCAGCTAAAATAGAAAAAGCAATTGCCTCTGGAATAAGTGCGAGTGCGACAACAAGTCCAGCTAAAATATCGCCTCGAACATTTCCAAACCATTGCTCACGTAAACTTTGCATGGAAAAACTCCTTCTTCTACAAAAAATCTTCAATTATCATATCATCTTTCATTAGCATTGAAAACAAACTTACAAGAACTGAGCATTAGTTCGACAGCAAACTCAACATTTAAATAAAATTACTGCATCTAGTGCAGTGCGACATGTACTAGTACCTATTTGTTACAAAACATTATAAGGAAGTATGCTCAATTTATAAATAGGCTTACATTTCCATATTCAAGGAGATGGATAAACTATTATAATAGTAAATAATGACAGAAATAAAAGGGGTTTGGACGAATGACTGAGAAAATCAATGAACAGGTTAGTACAATACAACCGCCCGCATCAAATCCATTACTGCAATTAATCGAGCGTGTAAAGCCGTTGAGTGTTATGTTAGCGCAAAATTCATATGTTAGAGATACAACACGTCGTTTAACCCGCATTATTGAAGATGCACAAAATCAAACGATGTTATTAATTTTAGGGAAAGAACGCGTCGGAAAAACGACGATGATTAATGGTCTGCTTGGGCGTGAGCTACTTTCTGCAAGTAACACGAACCCGACAAGTGCCAATACATTTATTCGCTACGGTGAGGAAGAATGCATTAAAGCAGTATTTTTAGATGGTATGATTGCAACATTTGATATTGCCAAAGTGGAGCTTCTAACAACGTCTGATAACTTTAGTGCCCAAATCATTCGAGAGCACCTGGACTATTTAGAGGTGTATATAAAGCATGACTTACTGAAGGAAGTAACAATTGTAGATTCAACTGCACTTGAAGTAGGGGCAGACAATTCCGCTTATTTTTCACAGGCTCTAATTAACCGCGTAGATGAAATTTTTTGGGTGCTTCGTAGTGGATCTATTGCGACAGAGGCGGAGCTGAACTTTTTACATAAATTAAATGTGCGTGGCATTAAGCCCCATTTCATCGTTAATGCGATTGACTGCTTTGAAGGTAGTGTGACGACCTTTATTGAATCAGAGAAAAGTCGATACGGTTCACAAATTGAGGACATGCTAGGTGTTTCCGCGTTACAGGCAATTGAGGCGAGAAAAAGTAATAATACACAGTTGTTAATTGATTCGCATTATACAGAATTGACCCAGCTAATTCACCGAATTGTAAATAATCAATCTAAAAAGACACGTCATATTACGGAGCGTTTCATGAATTGGCTTGAGCGACTACGCAAGGAAATCGAGTTGATTCCTGCACGTGAGCCGTATTTATCGGCTTATGAAAGCATTGAGCAGTATAGCGCGGATACGAATTTTGAGTTTTCACGTCAGCAACGGGATATGGCCATTATTTCGGCATATGAGGATGAATATCGCCATGTAAGTGAAGTGTTCAAGCCTGTCCAAACATTATACCAGCTACTCCAAGTACTAGCAGGCGAGTTGTATTTACGTGATTTAGAAGTAGAGCGCTTCGAGGAGCGTGCCATTCGCTATCAGCAAGCCGTTCGTGAATACCGCAAGCTACATAGCGAATATGAACATGAATATGCGCGCTATGAGAAGCAGCATAAAAAGCTTCACGGTAAAGGTTTGAAAGCCACCGTCGAAGTAGATGAGGAAAATGACTATGTAAAGGACCGCATCGCAAGTCTCAACAACCAACAGGCCATTTGTGCTGAAAAGTTGGAGTTCATTCAAAAATACGAAAAGCAAATGTTAGAAGATTTATATGCCATCCAAAATCATTTAAACGATTTAGCGATGAAACGAATGAAAACAATTTTAATGCAAGTAGGCGAACTAAACGTCCAACGCAAGCGTGAGCGCATCATTCTAAAATCAAATGCCAATAAGTTAGCGGAATTTAATTGCATCATTGAGGCGCAAGGTTTTGTACGTGATGCATTGAAACCGTATTTACTAAGTAATTCGCTGCCATTAACAGATTCGGAGAAGACTCATGTACGCAATACGATTGACTGTATTTGTGCAGTAGACTTAACACATGAAGGCTTGTATACACGTTTAACATTCAATGATCTTGATCTAACAGCACAGCTTGATTTTGAAACGAGTTACAAGCTGTCCGGACTAAGCTTAACCGAGGCTGATGTTGTTTCGGATTTACCTGAATTACCTGCAATCATTGAAATTGAAGAAATTGCTTAATCGTACAAAATGAACAAGGTGGCATGTGCATCTTGCATTTGCTATTGGGAGAGGGGGTAGACATTGTTAGACAACCTACTATTATTTATCTTTTCCATTCTTGTAACTTAAGCTTCCTAGAAATTAATATATGAAACGTAATACCGGTCTGAACCAAGCCCCGAATAGCGGACACTTTAAATAAAGTGGAGCTATTCGGGTTTTTTTCTTTTTGTTAAAATAGAAATTTTTTTTTTGGATTAAAAAAATTACAAAACTTATTTCAAAAACCGTTCCTAATTATTTCTTTCACGCATATATTTTTCCTAAGGGCAACAAATCGGAGTGAATGAAAATTAGTAGAGATTGTGCACGTTTCAACTTCTATAATTATTAATTTGAAGATAAAACAGTGAGAAAGAGGGAAAGTAGTGAAACGTTTTTTAGCTATTATTGGATTGTCGTTTTTATTAGCTGCATGTGGAGATGACAACGAAGCAAGTAAAAAAAATAAAGAGGGCATCATTGTTGC
Proteins encoded in this window:
- a CDS encoding universal stress protein; the protein is MYQHILLAADGSNNALRAATEASKIAKLAKDSHVTIVYVADFEKAKTENLHASSAESLYVERRQKLANIEAIFREAAVAYKLEILRGNPGPEIIKFANDKAVDLVVVGSRGLNSLQEMVLGSVSHKVMKHVNCPALVVK
- a CDS encoding dynamin family protein; the protein is MTEKINEQVSTIQPPASNPLLQLIERVKPLSVMLAQNSYVRDTTRRLTRIIEDAQNQTMLLILGKERVGKTTMINGLLGRELLSASNTNPTSANTFIRYGEEECIKAVFLDGMIATFDIAKVELLTTSDNFSAQIIREHLDYLEVYIKHDLLKEVTIVDSTALEVGADNSAYFSQALINRVDEIFWVLRSGSIATEAELNFLHKLNVRGIKPHFIVNAIDCFEGSVTTFIESEKSRYGSQIEDMLGVSALQAIEARKSNNTQLLIDSHYTELTQLIHRIVNNQSKKTRHITERFMNWLERLRKEIELIPAREPYLSAYESIEQYSADTNFEFSRQQRDMAIISAYEDEYRHVSEVFKPVQTLYQLLQVLAGELYLRDLEVERFEERAIRYQQAVREYRKLHSEYEHEYARYEKQHKKLHGKGLKATVEVDEENDYVKDRIASLNNQQAICAEKLEFIQKYEKQMLEDLYAIQNHLNDLAMKRMKTILMQVGELNVQRKRERIILKSNANKLAEFNCIIEAQGFVRDALKPYLLSNSLPLTDSEKTHVRNTIDCICAVDLTHEGLYTRLTFNDLDLTAQLDFETSYKLSGLSLTEADVVSDLPELPAIIEIEEIA
- a CDS encoding SulP family inorganic anion transporter — its product is MQSLREQWFGNVRGDILAGLVVALALIPEAIAFSILAGVDPMVGLYASFVIAVTISFVGGRPAMISAATGAMALVIVSLVKDHGLQYLLAATILTGIIQVLFGVFKIARLMKFIPNAVMIGFVNSLAILVFMAQTPHFFGGSLMTWIFLLATIAFVYGIPYVIKGIPAPLIAVVILSVVAVYAGFDLNTVGDMGSITQSLPSFFIPDVPFNLETLSIIFPYSIALAIVGLMESLLTASILDDMTDSDSDKNKEARGQGIANVINGFFGGMAGCAMIGQSVINVKSGARGRLSTFVAGAFLIFLILVLGDYVVQIPMPVLAGVMVVVCITQFDWSTFKYAITAPKKDVFVMLLTVGVVIYTHNLAVGVVAGVLVSAMFFVAEISRVDIIEDSDMFTVKGQLFFASTEGFMNYFKNKGLTEQEVTIDFSDSRIWDDSAVGALLKINDLLEANGNTVHFCSFDGSSATLIAKITGKSLPL
- a CDS encoding type II toxin-antitoxin system PemK/MazF family toxin; the protein is MGITGNVERGSVIWLNMYPTKGHEQNGWRAAIVLSDGLIDPNNTNFAMIVPVTTQIKEYPFEVKVPKGINTAHPRVPFTELSGVVLTDQAKSLDLNARNAVVIGKVGPRSSFYQKVVTNVRSILA
- a CDS encoding AbrB/MazE/SpoVT family DNA-binding domain-containing protein, with the translated sequence MNQEDGKGWIFMTTATVRKWGNSLAVRIPQDVSEKVKFTDGVEIEMYVNEDQEILLRPIYPAADDQEDLRKHFLSIRAKCKQGMPTHEEIKDEPMGDEII